In Capsicum annuum cultivar UCD-10X-F1 chromosome 11, UCD10Xv1.1, whole genome shotgun sequence, one genomic interval encodes:
- the LOC107854393 gene encoding alpha-crystallin domain-containing protein 22.3-like, with product MLVHAVSVEANMTSSSKHINYANHDWVVLTGSTLLGKVGPLIGSFDIAESDNDYVFRVSLPDVVRDEKHFSSDVGPNGIVFIKGVSVTGENKVIKNNVFFKMQSQSLCPPREFSISFQLPGPVDDHENLNSYVFVFGSGGMFEGVVTKIGQQIL from the coding sequence ATGTTGGTGCATGCAGTTTCAGTTGAAGCAAATATGACTTCATCTTCCAAGCATATTAATTATGCTAATCACGATTGGGTTGTGCTAACTGGATCAACTTTGTTGGGAAAGGTTGGACCACTTATTGGATCTTTTGATATTGCTGAATCTGATAATGACTATGTATTTCGCGTTTCACTTCCTGATGTAGTACGGGATGAGAAACACTTTAGCAGTGATGTAGGACCAAATGGGATAGTTTTCATAAAAGGAGTGAGTGTGACCGGAGAAAATAAGGTTATAAAAAACAATGTGTTTTTTAAGATGCAAAGTCAGAGCCTATGTCCACCGAGAGAATTTTCTATCTCGTTTCAGCTACCAGGTCCAGTTGATGATCATGAAAACTTAAATtcatatgtttttgtttttggatcTGGTGGGATGTTTGAAGGAGTTGTAACGAAAATAGGACAACAAATCCTTTAA